In Panacibacter microcysteis, the genomic stretch CTCTTCAGGGAACTGAAGCTCACAGGTTTCAGGAGATAATCCACACTCAGGTATTCGAATGCCTGCAAAGCGTAATCATTAAAAGCCGTGGTGAATATAACCGGGTTCTTATAAGTGGTCCTTTTAAGAATGTCAAAGCTAAAACCATCGGCAAGTTGTATATCAAGCAATAAGAGGTCCGGGTGCTGGTTTTGCTGAAACCAGGTAATAGCGTCTTCTACACTGTCTAAGCACCCGATCACATCTACCTGTTCATCGTATTCTTTAAGTAAAAGCTGGAGGCGTTGTGCGGCAACTACTTCGTCTTCAATTATTAATACTCTCATACGTGTTTATTTCAATGAGTGGCAGGTTAACAGAAAATGTATCCGGTTTCTTTTCAATCGTTATTTCTTTGCCGGCCGTAAGTATATAGCGCTTCTGAATATTGTTCAGCCCTATGTTTGAAGACGGCCCGGTTTCATTTCTTGGCTGCAGGTTATTGATAACAGAAAGGGTGCTGTTTCCGTTAGCATATATCTTGATCGACAACGGTTTTTTCCTCGATACAACATTATGTTTGATCGCATTTTCCACAAGCATCTGCAACGCTACAGGTACAACATAGTAGTTGTAATATTTGTTCGGCACTTCCACAGAAATTTGCAAAGATTCGGGAAACCGCTGTTTCAGCAGAAAAAGGTAAGGCTCCAGGAAATCGAGTTCTTTCTTTAATTCAATGAGTTCTTTATTATGGTTGGCCAGTATGTGCATGTACACCTTGGAAAATGCCTCGATAAAGTTATTCGCGTCCGCACTTTGCTGCATTACAAGCCCGGAAAGTACATTCAGGTTATTGAATAAAAAATGCGGATTGATCTGTTGTTTGATGGCCATTAGCTCCGCCTGTGCGTGCATCCGTTTCAGCTCTTCAGCTTCCAGTTCCTTCGCTTTAAACTTTTCCTGGTATACCACCACCAGGTTTAACAGGTGAAACAGCAGGTTTATCAGCGATGCGTAGATAAGCGTAAGCTTTAAAGGATTTAAAATAGACTCAGGTTTTTCGTGCAGTACCACTTCGGCAAAAAACAAATCTGTGCCGATCGTAGCGAGGTAAGAAACCACAAGGCCTGAAAAAAAGAAAATGATACTTCTGCGAATCACTTTCTCATTACCCGGAAACAGGTTCTCAAAGGGCTTTGCAAGTAGCCGGTTGGCCTCCCACGTAAAAAACGTGATCAGTAAGATAATCAGGAACGAATAATACCAGTGAATATTGATCTGGAAATAGGTATACACCTGGCACAGCTCTGTATTGATGTATGTATACAGTGCCAGCAGCAGGATAAAAAGATACCGGTATTTATAATTGAAAAACATCATAAGTAAAACATATATAACGGCCTGATTGTTCAGGCCGTTATTATATTAGTGCTAAGGAAGCAATACTTCATCAATTACATGTATCACCCCGTTTGTTGCTACGATATCTGTGGCAACAATACCTGATGGAGTGGCGTTGCTGTTACCTTTAACGGTTGCACCATCTGTCAGATCTATCAGCACTGTTCCGCCGTTTACTGTAGCAGGTGTTGCACCGTCGGTAAGGTCAGATGAAAATACCCTTGCTGCAATCACATGGTAGGTAAGTATGGCAGCCAGGTCATCAGGATCTGCAGCCTGGATGTCTGCGATGGTAGCAAAACCGGCATCAATAAATGCCTGGTTGGTAGGTGCAAACACGGTAAAAGGTCCGGTACCGGACAATACGCCGGCTACGTCAGTTGCACCTTCACTTGCACGTGTTACAGCAGCAACCAGGTACGTGAAATCAGCCGATGCGGCTGCAGTCTCAACAATATTACCGGCTGGTGGTATCAACACCTTCTCAATAACGTGTATTACACCATTGCTTGCCAGGACATCAGCAGTAACCACTTCTACCCCATTTACAAAAACACCGTTACTGTTCACGGTAGTGTAAACAGTACCACCACTTAAGACGGTTACTGCCGCATTTGGACCTACAGGTACATCACCTGATTCAACTGTACCGGCAATAATATGGTAAGTAAGAATAGCGGCCAGGGCAGCAGGATCTGCAGCTTCGATAGCTTCTACCGTAGCAAAGCCTGCAGCGCGAAATGCATTATTGGTTGGCGCAAAAACCGTGAGCGGGCCGGGACCTGCCAGTTCATCTGCCAGCCCTGCTTCGGTAGCAGCAGCCAGTAAAAATGAGAAACTGGTATCAGAAGCCGCGATCTCTGCCAGTGTTGGATCAGTAGGTGTTGGCTGTGGATCTTCATCCTTCTTACAACTGATTATCGATAGTGCGAGGAGCGAGGCAAATACGAGATTTTTTAAGATGCTAGTACTTTTCATAACGTGATTTTAGTTTATTAACAGGCGCATGGCTATGTAGATTTGCGTACACTGGTGAAGTGTATAATTTTGTTCGTGAACCGTGCTAAAATAGCCACTGAACTGAAAAGAACATTTCATCATACAGCACTGCATAAAGGCCTGATCCTATATACAAACCCGGCCCGCCAGTCTAAATTCCCTGGGGCGTGCGGCAAATCCCGGCTTAGTATGTTGTTGTAAAAAAGGGGGCAGGTCATCGTAGCAAACGCTTCAGCATTTCGGCCTGCCAAATACTACAATTCACGGATTTAAATGATTATTTCACGAGAAAAAATGTACAACTCGTCATAAGCAGTCATCCGCAGGTAAATTCTTTTGTTGATTAAAGTATAACACACATTTCGCAACATTAATTCATCAAAAAATTACATCTATGAAATCAAGACATTTATCTGCGATTGCTCTGGTACTCTCCGGTACGCTGCTTTTTGCTTCTTGTAAAAAAACATCAGACGTTACTGCACCTGAAAATCCTGACCGTGCAAAAAACAAAGAAAAATTACACTCCGTTTTATCTTCCAACAGTCTTGGCGCACAGGCACCCGGTGCATGGTGGTGGGCTGATGAATACAGCGATGCCGTAACCGCCAGTACAGCCAGGGGCGGTGGCATGAAAGACACTGCGCTGCTTACTTCCTTTACTTTTCTTGATTCAGCCTTGAAATTTACAGGGCTTGATGATGTACTTGCAGACCCTTCATTACAGTACACAGTATTTGCACCATCTGACAAAGCATTTATGAATGCAGGTTTTGCAACCATAGACGACCTTACTGCACTTGGCGTAGATGCGCTTACAAATATTTTGCTGTACCATGTTACCAGCGGTAAGATCTTCTCTACAGATATCGCTGTTGCTTCAAATACACCAGTTACTTCCTTACAGGGCGCCACGTTGTTTGTTACCAAACGCGAAAATGCACTGCCTAACAGGAAAGTGAATGTAAATGGCTGTGGTGTATATATTGCAGACATCGACCTTGGCAATGGTGTAATGCATGACATCAACAGGGTATTACTTCCACCATCCGGCACTGTGGTAGATGCTGCAATTGCTAATCCTGATTTAAGTTACCTCGTTGCTGCAGTATTAAGGGCAAGCCAGGGCAGTACAGATGTTTTAGGTGTACTCAGCGGCGAAGGTCCGTTCACACTGTTTGCACCAAATAACGCTGCATTTATGGCTGCCGGTTTTGCAACAATAGATGATATCAATGCAGCAGATCCAGACGCATTGGCTGCCATACTCACTTACCACGTTATTGCAGGAAGGGCTTTTGCATGCGATGTACGCAAAGGAGATATGCCAACAATGCTTAGCGGCGGCACAACGCTCATTGATGTAGATGAAGCACAGCCAGACCGCTACCTGCTTATCAAAGGCAACAGCAACAGTTCAGGTTCATATATCTATAAAAGAAACCTGGTGTCTACCAATGGCGTAGTTCATTTGATTGACCAGGTATTACTACCATAATGGGAATTGGGGGCAAGGGATATAAAAGCTTCGCATGAAAATGCGGAGCTTTTTTTATTGCAGGCAAATATTTTTGTAGCCGGCTGCATTACTACTATCATCACCTGTTGTGTCACTCACTTGTACTGCAACAAATGTGTGGGCACAAAACAATCTTGTTGACCTGGTACAAACAGCAGCAAAGCCTGTTTCCAATGCGGCATCATAAGCTCATATCCAGCCTACTGGTACCACTGGCTATCCAGGTACAACACAGCCTGGAACAAGGCCGTTGTACATATATGTGTGTTGATGATATAAGTGTGTAGCGCTATGCATACATAATCAACAACCTGAGTACCGGCACTCGCACTGCTCCATCAGGCAATACAGTTGAAGAGTGCGACGCAACGAAAGCTCAATTGATAACCTTTTGCCTGGCCCATAAATAGCCTTTGTTTCCCGGGCATTTGCAGAAAACAATTACAACATGTGGAGCGCCTTTATCCTTAAATGGTCGGTACAGGTATCTTCCAAATTTGTTAAAGCGGAAAATTTCTCTAATCCATTAGTGTAAGGCTTCCCGGGAGACATCGTCTTACGGGGAAATAACACCTGCAAAAAGTGGCAAAAGATATTTTTAAATAACACCAAACAGGTAAATTGCTTAAGGAACAAGTTATCAGAACGAAGATCATCAAAACCAGGAAAATCGAAACACCACCAATCCCAGGTGGTGAGCTGAGTAAACCTGATTACAAAACGTAACAGGAAGAAATAGTGGCAGAAAGTTTATACCAACAACCATATAACCTTTAAAACTCCTGCCAGCAAAGCGTTTCAGCAGTCATGAAAAAGAAGCATTCCTTCATGGGAACTTGTTTTGTATGATGACTGACCAACATAAAGATTTCAAAAGACGAAGGCATAATCAATTCCCCGGCAACTGTATTTACAGCGTAACAGTAACCTGTAATTGTTTCAATACCAATATAAACAAGCAGCATTAACCGATTAAAACCAACCAACATGAACGAAGAAGTAAAATACATTTACCTGAAAGCTCACCCTTTATTTAACAATGCAGATGAACATTTTACAAAAGCTGCCTGCGCATGCATGAAAGTAAGAACAGTTGCAAGAGGGGAAAACATCAGTTACGGTGAAGGCGAATACAGTAAAATTTACCTGCTGATACAGGGCAAAATAAAAATATCCGACTTTAGTGAAACTGACGATGAGCTTATTAAAGACATTCTTACCGCACCCGATATTTTTGGCGATCTGAGTCTTTCCAACAACCTGCCGGCCCATGAATTTGCAGAGGCGCTTACCGCTAATTCGATCATCTGCTGCTTTAATGTTGCAGAGTTCAAAAAACTTTTGCAGGAAAGCCCGGCCATGGCAATCGGTTATGCCGGCATGGTAAATCAGAAATTAAAAAAAATGGAAAGCCGCCATTCAGACCTTGTTTTTTATGATGCAAAAGCAAGACTGATACGATTTATAAAATACTGGGCAAAAACCGATGGCAACCGCATGGGTAATAAAATCGTACTCCACAATTATCTTACACACAGTGATATTGCGGCGGTAATTGCAACTTCCAGGCAAAGCGTTAATGTACTATTGAATGAATTAAGAGATGCCGGCTTACTCTTTTACAACCGCAAAAAAATAGAACTCAACGATCAATTTATACATCATTAAATC encodes the following:
- a CDS encoding sensor histidine kinase → MMFFNYKYRYLFILLLALYTYINTELCQVYTYFQINIHWYYSFLIILLITFFTWEANRLLAKPFENLFPGNEKVIRRSIIFFFSGLVVSYLATIGTDLFFAEVVLHEKPESILNPLKLTLIYASLINLLFHLLNLVVVYQEKFKAKELEAEELKRMHAQAELMAIKQQINPHFLFNNLNVLSGLVMQQSADANNFIEAFSKVYMHILANHNKELIELKKELDFLEPYLFLLKQRFPESLQISVEVPNKYYNYYVVPVALQMLVENAIKHNVVSRKKPLSIKIYANGNSTLSVINNLQPRNETGPSSNIGLNNIQKRYILTAGKEITIEKKPDTFSVNLPLIEINTYESINN
- a CDS encoding fasciclin domain-containing protein: MKSTSILKNLVFASLLALSIISCKKDEDPQPTPTDPTLAEIAASDTSFSFLLAAATEAGLADELAGPGPLTVFAPTNNAFRAAGFATVEAIEAADPAALAAILTYHIIAGTVESGDVPVGPNAAVTVLSGGTVYTTVNSNGVFVNGVEVVTADVLASNGVIHVIEKVLIPPAGNIVETAAASADFTYLVAAVTRASEGATDVAGVLSGTGPFTVFAPTNQAFIDAGFATIADIQAADPDDLAAILTYHVIAARVFSSDLTDGATPATVNGGTVLIDLTDGATVKGNSNATPSGIVATDIVATNGVIHVIDEVLLP
- a CDS encoding fasciclin domain-containing protein, coding for MKSRHLSAIALVLSGTLLFASCKKTSDVTAPENPDRAKNKEKLHSVLSSNSLGAQAPGAWWWADEYSDAVTASTARGGGMKDTALLTSFTFLDSALKFTGLDDVLADPSLQYTVFAPSDKAFMNAGFATIDDLTALGVDALTNILLYHVTSGKIFSTDIAVASNTPVTSLQGATLFVTKRENALPNRKVNVNGCGVYIADIDLGNGVMHDINRVLLPPSGTVVDAAIANPDLSYLVAAVLRASQGSTDVLGVLSGEGPFTLFAPNNAAFMAAGFATIDDINAADPDALAAILTYHVIAGRAFACDVRKGDMPTMLSGGTTLIDVDEAQPDRYLLIKGNSNSSGSYIYKRNLVSTNGVVHLIDQVLLP
- a CDS encoding Crp/Fnr family transcriptional regulator — translated: MNEEVKYIYLKAHPLFNNADEHFTKAACACMKVRTVARGENISYGEGEYSKIYLLIQGKIKISDFSETDDELIKDILTAPDIFGDLSLSNNLPAHEFAEALTANSIICCFNVAEFKKLLQESPAMAIGYAGMVNQKLKKMESRHSDLVFYDAKARLIRFIKYWAKTDGNRMGNKIVLHNYLTHSDIAAVIATSRQSVNVLLNELRDAGLLFYNRKKIELNDQFIHH